In Sandaracinaceae bacterium, one DNA window encodes the following:
- a CDS encoding tetratricopeptide repeat protein, producing MTRAGVRPYLPRPPLTSVLAALLLFGPGPTRAAAQETSGDEQRALDLFMEAEQAYEEGEVERAVALLQEARTLRREPVLLYNLARAYETLGRIDEALAAYEQYLVEEPDGSGRGAIETRVTALRRQIAEREALAEAERLARERPRPPPARPSALPWVTLGAGALSLGVAVTLGALAWDAREDAENDPAHSTATASLALAEDLALGANILYVIGGALALGGAIWGVIDLASSDLGEHAEARLRIGPGLARLDILW from the coding sequence ATGACGCGGGCTGGCGTTCGACCGTACCTCCCCCGACCACCGCTCACAAGCGTCCTCGCCGCGCTGCTGCTGTTCGGCCCCGGCCCGACGCGCGCGGCGGCGCAAGAGACGTCCGGCGACGAACAGCGCGCGCTCGATCTCTTCATGGAGGCCGAGCAGGCGTACGAGGAGGGCGAGGTCGAGCGGGCGGTCGCGCTCCTCCAGGAGGCGCGCACGCTGCGCCGGGAGCCCGTGCTCCTCTACAACCTGGCGCGCGCCTACGAGACGCTCGGGCGGATCGACGAGGCGCTGGCGGCCTACGAGCAGTACCTCGTCGAGGAGCCGGACGGCTCGGGGCGCGGCGCGATCGAGACCCGCGTCACCGCGTTGCGTCGCCAGATCGCCGAGCGTGAGGCGTTGGCCGAGGCCGAACGGCTCGCGCGCGAGCGCCCCCGGCCGCCGCCGGCGCGCCCCTCCGCCCTGCCGTGGGTCACCCTCGGCGCGGGGGCCCTCTCGCTCGGCGTCGCGGTGACCCTCGGCGCGCTCGCCTGGGACGCGCGCGAGGACGCGGAGAACGATCCCGCGCACTCGACCGCGACCGCGTCGCTCGCGCTCGCCGAAGATCTCGCGCTGGGGGCCAACATCCTCTACGTGATCGGCGGCGCGCTCGCCCTGGGCGGAGCGATCTGGGGCGTGATCGATCTCGCCTCCTCCGACCTCGGGGAGCACGCCGAGGCCCGCCTCCGGATCGGCCCGGGGCTCGCGCGCCTCGACATTCTCTGGTGA
- a CDS encoding NAD-dependent epimerase/dehydratase family protein: MRMLLLGGSGFVGGAVLRRVLDAGIDVRVMARDTGALEARGAEVRSGDLGDPQSIADAAEGCTHVVNAAGIASCRAHPRALQWTHVAGAENLVNACKHAGVKRLVHVTCTDVTLGNLDRVHWDENKTLHGAAYGDRARSLQLGEELVMSTAGLDLETVSLRAAWVWGPGDTSRLPGLCREGLDGGVQLVGDGRTYFATTYVTHVVEAVMAALEAEDAGGQMFHIVDPVFQHARDFFGALSAALDLPPPRSSAPLSFALPLARLRGKGPAGLRPDEMLQRGRSTLFDLSAASGKLSFEPSVGFDDGLKATRAWVDAQGGPKAVAALEKSPPGASSVDAQVAAAGGD; this comes from the coding sequence ATGCGCATGTTGCTGCTCGGCGGCTCCGGCTTCGTCGGCGGGGCCGTCCTCCGGAGGGTCCTCGACGCGGGGATCGACGTGCGCGTGATGGCGCGCGACACGGGCGCGCTCGAGGCCCGAGGCGCGGAGGTCCGCTCGGGTGATCTCGGCGATCCGCAGTCCATCGCCGACGCGGCGGAGGGCTGCACGCACGTGGTCAACGCGGCGGGGATCGCCAGCTGCCGCGCCCACCCGCGGGCGCTCCAGTGGACGCACGTCGCCGGCGCGGAGAACCTCGTCAACGCCTGCAAGCACGCGGGCGTGAAGCGCCTCGTCCACGTGACGTGCACGGACGTGACGCTCGGCAACCTCGATCGCGTGCACTGGGACGAGAACAAGACCCTGCACGGCGCCGCGTATGGAGATCGGGCGCGGTCGCTCCAGCTCGGCGAGGAGCTGGTGATGAGCACGGCTGGCCTCGACCTCGAGACGGTCTCGCTCCGCGCCGCGTGGGTGTGGGGCCCCGGCGACACGAGCCGGCTGCCCGGGCTCTGCCGAGAGGGCCTCGACGGCGGCGTGCAGCTCGTCGGCGACGGGCGGACGTACTTCGCGACCACCTACGTGACCCACGTCGTCGAGGCGGTGATGGCGGCGCTCGAGGCGGAGGACGCGGGCGGGCAGATGTTCCACATCGTCGACCCGGTCTTCCAGCACGCGCGGGACTTCTTCGGCGCGCTCTCGGCGGCGCTGGATCTCCCGCCCCCGCGGAGCAGCGCCCCGCTCTCCTTCGCCCTCCCCCTCGCGCGCCTGCGCGGCAAGGGCCCCGCCGGCCTGCGCCCCGACGAGATGCTGCAGCGCGGGCGGAGCACCCTCTTCGATCTGAGCGCCGCGAGCGGGAAGCTGTCGTTCGAGCCCTCGGTCGGCTTCGACGACGGGCTGAAGGCGACGCGCGCCTGGGTCGACGCCCAGGGCGGCCCGAAGGCGGTCGCGGCGCTCGAGAAGTCCCCACCCGGGGCGTCGAGCGTGGACGCCCAGGTCGCGGCGGCGGGCGGCGACTGA
- the tadA gene encoding tRNA adenosine(34) deaminase TadA, which yields MTSDDDDRFMDMAIAEARAAEALGEVPVGSVAVLDGEVIARGHNLRERAQDPTAHAELIAMRGAAARLSTWRLSGVTIYVTLEPCPMCAGALVNARVDRVVYGATDPKAGATETLYRLGDDARLNHRFAVTSGVRQPECAALLRDFFQRIRDARRKPAG from the coding sequence GTGACGAGCGACGACGACGACCGGTTCATGGACATGGCGATCGCCGAGGCCCGCGCGGCCGAGGCGCTCGGCGAGGTCCCCGTCGGCTCGGTCGCGGTCCTTGACGGCGAGGTGATCGCCCGCGGGCACAACCTGCGCGAGCGGGCCCAGGATCCGACCGCGCACGCGGAGCTGATCGCGATGCGTGGGGCGGCGGCGCGGCTGTCGACCTGGCGCCTCAGCGGCGTGACGATCTACGTCACCCTCGAGCCCTGCCCCATGTGCGCGGGCGCCCTGGTGAACGCGCGCGTCGACCGCGTCGTCTACGGCGCGACCGACCCGAAGGCGGGAGCCACCGAGACCCTCTATCGGCTCGGAGACGACGCGCGGCTGAACCACCGCTTCGCCGTCACGAGCGGCGTGCGGCAGCCCGAATGCGCCGCGCTGCTACGCGATTTTTTCCAACGAATTCGGGATGCTAGACGAAAGCCCGCCGGCTGA
- a CDS encoding serine/threonine-protein kinase, with amino-acid sequence MDAISPNLPRRLGRYDIVGRLGAGGMAEILLGRISGPSGFERPVVIKRILPHLHGLREFVDMLLDEGRIAARIGHPNVVQVQELTHEREDLYLVMEYLEGEAASGLARRARARRLRLLPTLCAYIVAEACAGLHAAHELRSPDGELLDVVHRDVSPQNLFVGYDGTVKVLDFGIAKAAGRITRTEAGMLKGKFEYMSPEQARGDALDRRSDVFALGIVLYELSTQHRLFRRASHTETLRAVIGAEVPPPSEIDPSYPAVLEEVCLRALSADPADRYATAHDMRRDLLAALRHLPGPTMPEEALAALMRELFADRIEEKREMVSSMRAGHTPARVPLADVDEEELPTVEGRPRAEPRPPAPRKGLWLAVLAGAVAFAVALGVGLWRQSQPTPRAVAAEPSEATPPPPPAEVTIRVDSVPSGARLALDGEPRGTTPATLTMERSESPRSLRLEHDGYEPLVETVRPDVAQRLRLSMREISEIAPPPAPPTAPARRASRRRATPETSEPVPEEPPEPGAAERVRAFRRFD; translated from the coding sequence ATGGACGCCATCTCGCCCAACTTACCACGCCGCCTCGGGCGCTACGACATCGTCGGCCGGCTCGGCGCGGGCGGGATGGCCGAGATTCTCCTCGGGCGGATCTCGGGGCCCAGCGGCTTCGAGCGCCCGGTGGTGATCAAGCGGATCCTGCCCCACCTCCACGGGCTCCGGGAGTTCGTCGACATGCTGCTCGACGAGGGGCGGATCGCGGCGCGCATCGGGCACCCGAACGTCGTGCAGGTGCAGGAGCTGACGCACGAGCGGGAAGACCTCTACCTCGTGATGGAGTACCTCGAGGGAGAGGCGGCTTCGGGCCTCGCCCGTCGCGCGCGCGCCCGACGCCTGCGGCTCTTGCCCACCCTCTGCGCCTACATCGTGGCGGAGGCCTGCGCGGGGCTACACGCGGCGCACGAGCTGCGCAGCCCCGACGGTGAGCTGCTCGACGTGGTGCACCGCGATGTCTCCCCCCAGAACCTGTTCGTCGGGTACGACGGCACGGTGAAGGTGCTGGACTTCGGCATCGCCAAGGCGGCGGGGCGGATCACGCGCACGGAAGCTGGCATGCTCAAGGGCAAGTTCGAGTACATGTCGCCGGAGCAGGCCCGCGGCGACGCCCTCGACCGGCGGAGCGATGTCTTCGCCCTGGGGATCGTGCTCTACGAGCTCAGCACGCAGCACCGTCTGTTCCGTCGCGCGAGCCACACCGAGACGCTGCGCGCGGTCATCGGGGCCGAGGTGCCGCCGCCGAGCGAGATCGACCCGAGCTACCCCGCGGTGCTCGAGGAGGTCTGCCTGCGCGCGCTGTCCGCGGACCCCGCCGATCGCTACGCGACCGCGCACGACATGCGGCGCGACCTGCTCGCGGCCCTTCGTCACCTGCCGGGGCCGACGATGCCGGAGGAGGCCCTCGCCGCGCTGATGCGGGAGCTCTTCGCCGACCGGATCGAGGAGAAGCGGGAGATGGTCTCCTCGATGCGCGCGGGGCACACGCCCGCGCGCGTCCCGCTCGCCGACGTGGACGAGGAGGAGCTGCCGACCGTGGAGGGGCGCCCTCGCGCGGAGCCCCGGCCGCCTGCGCCTCGGAAGGGATTGTGGCTCGCCGTGCTCGCGGGCGCCGTCGCGTTCGCGGTGGCGCTCGGCGTCGGGCTCTGGCGTCAGAGCCAGCCGACCCCGCGCGCGGTGGCCGCGGAGCCCTCGGAGGCGACACCGCCGCCGCCGCCCGCCGAGGTGACCATCCGGGTGGACAGCGTGCCCAGCGGGGCGCGCCTGGCGCTCGACGGAGAGCCGCGCGGCACCACGCCCGCGACGCTGACCATGGAGCGCTCGGAGTCGCCACGAAGCCTGCGTTTGGAGCACGACGGCTACGAGCCGCTCGTCGAGACCGTCCGGCCAGACGTGGCGCAGCGGCTGCGGCTGTCCATGCGCGAGATCTCCGAGATCGCGCCGCCGCCCGCGCCGCCGACGGCGCCCGCGAGGCGAGCGTCGCGTCGGCGAGCCACGCCCGAGACCTCCGAGCCGGTCCCCGAGGAGCCCCCGGAGCCCGGTGCGGCCGAGCGGGTCCGCGCGTTTCGACGTTTCGACTGA
- a CDS encoding class I fructose-bisphosphate aldolase produces the protein MSEAVEKILANYAGETPAVIGNLRRMLNHGTLAGTGKMVILPVDQGFEHGPGRTFEPNPAGYDPGYHPKLAVESGCNAYAAPLGFIEAVAHQYAGHLPLILKVNNSDLLADVGGYQSALTSNVEDAIRLGCSAIGFTIYPGSSMRNETYQQIRDLIAEARSVGLPTVMWAYARGSMAKEDETALDVIAYSAHIACQLGAHVVKVKPPTERLARDDARKYYEKIPHATMKDRIAHVKKAAFDGKRIVIFSGGAAKGKDEVLEEIRGIHAGGGNGSIMGRNAFQRPWDESVALLREVMEIYKA, from the coding sequence ATGAGCGAAGCCGTCGAGAAGATCCTCGCGAACTACGCGGGCGAGACCCCGGCCGTCATCGGCAACCTGCGCCGCATGCTCAACCACGGCACCCTCGCCGGGACGGGCAAGATGGTCATCCTCCCGGTCGACCAGGGCTTCGAGCACGGCCCCGGCCGCACGTTCGAGCCCAACCCGGCCGGCTACGACCCGGGCTACCACCCGAAGCTGGCCGTCGAGTCGGGCTGCAACGCCTACGCGGCGCCGCTCGGCTTCATCGAGGCGGTCGCGCACCAGTACGCGGGGCACCTGCCCCTCATCCTGAAGGTGAACAACAGCGACCTGCTCGCCGACGTCGGCGGCTACCAGTCCGCGCTCACCTCCAACGTCGAAGACGCCATCCGGCTCGGCTGCAGCGCGATCGGGTTCACGATCTACCCGGGCTCGAGCATGCGCAACGAGACCTACCAGCAGATCCGCGACCTCATCGCCGAGGCCCGCTCGGTCGGCCTGCCCACCGTCATGTGGGCCTACGCGCGCGGCAGCATGGCCAAGGAAGACGAGACCGCGCTCGACGTGATCGCGTACTCCGCGCACATCGCCTGCCAGCTCGGCGCGCACGTCGTGAAGGTCAAGCCGCCCACCGAGCGCCTCGCCCGCGACGACGCCCGCAAGTACTACGAGAAGATCCCCCACGCGACGATGAAGGACCGCATCGCGCACGTGAAGAAGGCGGCCTTCGACGGCAAGCGCATCGTCATCTTCTCGGGCGGCGCGGCCAAGGGGAAGGACGAGGTCCTCGAGGAGATCCGCGGCATCCACGCCGGCGGCGGCAACGGCTCGATCATGGGCCGCAACGCCTTCCAGCGGCCGTGGGACGAGTCGGTCGCCCTCCTCCGCGAGGTGATGGAGATCTACAAGGCCTGA
- a CDS encoding MYXO-CTERM sorting domain-containing protein: MRTPHLTLAFALGAALVSPSPAAACSCVELTPEGAFQGADAVFEGRVTEVREEADARVAVFSVVQQWKGVETETLELRTPLAGSMCGLGFEAETSWLVYAERGGGGLQAGLCSRTRRVEDADDDRVYLGAGEVPIEVGADDEVEPPQARPAAGQAGCASCSVAPVGGHPWALLGLLGLLLWRRR; encoded by the coding sequence GTGCGCACGCCCCATCTCACCCTCGCCTTCGCGCTCGGCGCGGCCCTCGTCTCTCCCTCTCCGGCCGCCGCCTGCTCGTGCGTGGAGCTCACGCCGGAGGGCGCTTTCCAAGGCGCGGACGCCGTCTTCGAGGGGCGCGTCACGGAGGTGCGCGAGGAGGCAGACGCGCGCGTCGCCGTCTTCTCCGTCGTGCAGCAGTGGAAGGGCGTCGAGACGGAGACCCTGGAGCTCCGCACCCCGCTCGCGGGCTCGATGTGCGGGCTCGGCTTCGAGGCCGAGACCAGCTGGCTCGTGTACGCCGAGCGCGGCGGCGGCGGGCTGCAGGCGGGGCTGTGCTCGCGGACCCGACGCGTCGAGGACGCCGACGACGATCGCGTCTATCTGGGCGCGGGCGAGGTTCCGATCGAGGTCGGCGCCGACGACGAGGTCGAGCCTCCACAGGCGCGCCCCGCGGCCGGTCAGGCGGGCTGCGCGAGCTGCTCGGTCGCGCCCGTCGGTGGTCACCCCTGGGCGCTGCTCGGCCTGCTCGGTCTCCTGCTCTGGAGGCGCCGATGA